AGGGTATCAAAAAAAGAAATGTCTAAGACTGCTTTTATAGTTTATTGTTATTTAGTGAATAAATATAAATATAGAAAAAAGATAGAACGGTTAAATATTACAAAGATAAGTGAATATTTGAAAATAGATAGGAGTACAACAATGAAAGCCGTTCGGGAACTTGATAAACTTGAATATGTTAGAATAAAACACCTGATATATAGAACTTTTGATTTTTATATTATGTAGTTCAAAAAAGGGTTATATTGTGGAAAAATCAACAATCGTTGTGGAAAAATCAACAACAAAACATTGTGGAAAAATCAACAATCGTTGTGGAAAAATCCACAATAAGGTAAAAATTGAATTTACTATACACGAGACAAAAAAACAATAAAAGTTTAAGTCTTTAATTAAAATCGTTTTAATAAATAAAATATAAAAAATGGAGGTGGAAGATTGAAATTGAAATATATAAAATTGAATAATGATAAAAGCCCTTGTGGTAAATATGAAAATACAAAATACACAACGGATAATATTGAAGTAGCTAAAAAGTGGGACAATATAGGGTTGATATTACCTAACAATATTATTGTAGTTGACTTTGATAGTAGGGGAGACATAGCACTAGACATATTAAAAAAACATATTGAACTGAATAAAAAAGATAACCGGTACAAAATACCACGAGCAATTAAAACAACTAGAGGGGTACACTTATATTATCAATTACCTAATGAGGGTTATTTTAAAGATTTTAAGTTCAACAATGTTAGTGGTATTATGACAGTATTAGGTTGTAAGGTAGATTATAAAACGGGACAAGATAACAAAAAACAATATATTATAATTAAACTTAATGGAGTAGTTAGGGAGGTATTAAGCGACATTGAACTAGATAACTTGCCTATTATACCTATTCAGTTAATGCCATTAGTATTTAAGGGACAACAAGAAATAGTGAACTTGAACGAGGGGTCAAGAAATAGTGAACTTTTTAAACATTTAGGTAATGCAAGATGGACATACAACAAAGTATTTGATAATGTGGAAGAGTTGACATTTTTAGCCCATACAATAAATAGTTATATGATTGAAACTTTAGAACCTAAAGAGGTTGACAACATTGTTAAAAGTGTAATGAGTAAGGAACTAGATAAAGTAAATGGAAGTAATAAACAGTTTTTTAGTACAACAAAAAATGGAAATCAAAAACTAGATATATTTAAACTTAGCGACTATTTACAAGAAGAGTTAAAAGTAACAAGATATAACGGCAGTTTATACTTTAAAATCAATGGAGCTTTTACAAATGATATAGGTTTATTATATACCTATTTAGCTAAAGAAATAGGGTTACAATTAACAAAAAGAGAAGACGAGGAACTAAAACATCAATTAGGTAAAACATATAATGAAATTGATATAAAAAGTGATTTGCCTATTGTTTTTAATAATGGTTATGCAGTAACTCAAAAAGGTGAGGTAATAAAGTATAAAAGTGAACAGTTTACCCCATATTACTTAGATGTTGCATATAATCCTAACGCCTATAGTGAAGATGTAGATAAGTTTTTAAAATGGTTTATGTGTGGTGATTTGCAAATGGTTGAGTATTTAAAAAGAATATTAGGACACATTTTAATTACTAATAATATGCCTCAATTTGCTTTTTTCTTTATCGGAGATAGTGGAGCAAATGGAAAGAGTACATTTTTTGAAATTATTAGAAGTGTATTTAATAATGTATCATTTACTCTAGACTTAGAAGAATTAAATAGAAGTGATTACCTTATGCAATTAAACAATAAATTAGTAAACTTAGGGGATGATATAGACAGTACTTATATAGAAAAGTCTAAAAGTTTTAAAATGGTAGTATCTGGTAATGCTTTAACAGTTAGGGCCTTGTATAGCACTCCTGAGACTTTCAAAAATCAAGCTAGTTTAATATTTGCTTGTAATGATATGCCTAACTTCAAAGATAAGTCAGGAGGAATTGCACGGCGTGTGCGTGGTATTCCTTGTAATGCGTACATTGAAGAAAGTAAAAGAGATATAGGACTTATTAAAAAGTTAACAACTGAAGATGCTAAAAGCTATGTGTTATGGTTAGCAATTGATGGTATGAGGGACATACTAAGACACAACGGACAAATGCGAGAGCCTAAGGAAGTATTAGAACTAAGTAATCAATACATTATTGATAGTGATAGTGTTAAAAGTTTTATCAAGTATCTAAATGAAGATAATTTAGATTATTTAGATTGTGAGCCTTTTACAGTATATTACAATTATACTAGCTATTGTAATGATTACGGTTTTAAAAGTTTAGAACGCTCAACATTTACAAAAAGGTTTATAAAGTATTTAAGTTTAACGACTGAGCCTAAAAGAATAAATGGAGAATTAAAAAGGGTTTTTGTTAATAAGTGAATTAAAATAATATTAAAAAAATAATGGTTACACTTGTTACACTTAGGTTACACTTATTTTTTTGTAAGTGTAACCTAATTAAGTCAGTAAAAATCATAGTTAGATTATATATGTTACACTTGTTACACTTATTTTTAATAAAAGTAGATAAGAAAAAATAAAAAAAAGTAAAGACATATAGTAATATATATAAAAAGTTTTGTAAAAAATATGTGTAACTGTAACATAAATAAAAACAAAACTAGTAAAAATCATATCTAGAATAGGTTACACTTATAATTTTATGTGTAACTTATGTGTAACCTAATGAATAACAAAAAATAAAATGACAATAGAAAGTAGGGGAAAATGGAAGATATATTCAAAACAATGAACAAACTAAGATACCATAATGGTATAGTTGAATATTTTGAAAAAGGTAAAGTAAAAAAAATAAAGTTTAAAGAATTATATGAGGACTATAAAAGCTATTTTGAAAATACCGAGGTAAATACAGTTGCGTTACCTTATGATTTGTTTATGTATTTCTTTTTAGATATTATGGAGTGTATGGAGTATGTAGACAATATGGACAGTGAAGACTCTAAAATTTGTGGAGTTTTAGGGATGGAGCAAATAAGAAAAAAATATGGGGATATACATTTAAGGGGTACGGTGTTTTTGATTAACGGTTGCAAAAAAGTTTTTATCAACTCTAAAGAGGTATTTACTAGAAGTTAAAGGAAAATAAAAAAAATTTTTATATACTGCAATAGGGTTATGTTATGGAATGCATAGGGGTAGGGGGGGTGGTGTAAAAAGTTTAGATATGTAGGGGGTATAGACCGCATCAACTCAATACTTTAGAGAAATTCCCCTTACCTATGCGAGTAAAGGGTGGTAAATAAAAATGAATTATGAAATATTAAACAAACTAAAAAAAGTAGATGGAGTTATTAGGGTAGGTAATGATAATATAATCAATCTAATTGACTTATACCATTTGTATGAAAAATATATTTTTATAGTTAGAGCTGATACGCCGTTGGAATATGAATTATTCATATATTATCTAATTAAATTGTTAGGTTATAAAGTGGAAGATAAACAAATAATAATAACTATTGATAATTTAAAAGATGCAAAGTTAAGAAACTTATTTATAAAAATTCACGACATAGGGTACAATTATAAATTTAATGAATATTGCGAGAAAATTAGAGAAATGGAACGGGAAACAATTAAATATTTTGGTAATGTATATGAAAGTTGATAGAACTCTAAAATCAAGCCCATGTTATAGCTTAATTTTAAAATTTTAGCCTATAGCCTTATAATTTATCAAAAACAATAAGATTTTAAAATTAGGGGTGTTTTAGAGCAAAATAGAGATATATTAACATTATTAATGATTTTAATAGTTAATCATTTACAAAACAAATATATAAAAATGAAAGGATAAAAAAATATATGATTATAAAAAGTAATGAAATAGAACAAGCAAGACAATTAATTAAAGTCGGTTATGGTGGTAATGTAGATATATTAAGGGTATACAATGAAAATAATACAAGGTTGATAGTTTTAATTGATATACTTGAATATTTATACAATGTGCCTAGAAATGAAAAAAGAAGAGGAATAGAAACAAATAAATATACAAAATATATAAAAAATGGTATAAAGAACAAAAAGGAACTATTAACAAAATGGAGTGGAAAGCAAACAACAAACTTAATTAATGATATTGCATTAATGGAAATAATAGCAAGTGTGAAAGGGTATAAAGTTTTAAACAGTGAAGAAAGTAAAGCATATAATGAATATTTGAAAACAATTAAGAAAGGTTAAAATCTAACAATAGCTAATATTTGATATAAAGTAGGTGCATAAATGGTAGTTGAAGAACTGATACAAGCTAAAAAATCAAAAAACATAGGTAGATACTTATTAAGTAGATATAATGATTATTTGGAGGAATTACAAGAAATAGACTACAAAATTAATAATATTAGTGATAGTGATTATATGCCAAGTTTATATAATAGCCCTTTAGCTAATATAGGGGTTAAAGTACAAAAAACAAAAAAACATTTTGATTTTTTAGTGCAAAAAGAATATATGCAAGGAAAGTATAAAGAAAGTTTAGAAAATCAAAAACAAGAAATAAATAGATTGATTAATTTGTTAAATAAAAGCCTTGAACTGTCTAGCCTTAATAGCTGGTATGAACTACTTAAAAAAACTTACATTGATAAAACAATTAACGAGAACATAAAAAACAACGATCTAAAATATGCCTTAAATGACTTCAATATTAATTTGATAAATATTTGTAGTGGTAGTAGTGATATAACAATTAAGTATATGTTTAATGAGGAGCTAGACAAAGAAAAATGCAAACAATTGAACATAGCTAATTTTAAAGCTATGAAAAAGATAGAAAAGAAACAAGAAACATTTAACAGTAAATTAGAACAAGATTTATTGTTAATGTTATAAATAAAAATCAATATACAAAAATAATGGTATAAAAAACAAGTAAAAATCAATGTTTTTATTTAAAAAAGTCTTTACATTTATTAATGTATATGGTATAATCTAAGTATAGAAAGGAGGGAAAAAGATAATGTTTAGTAGTATACTGAAACAAATAAAAAAAGCATTAAACAAAATTAATACCATATCATTTGAAACAAAAATTATAATCTTATTAATGCTTTTTCAAATACTAATTGCCTTATTAAAATAAGGTGAAAAGGTTAGAGGGTTAGCCCTCTAGCCTTAGTATACTATGATATTAAAAAAAAATCAAATAATAGGAGTGATACAAAATGACTAAAGTATTTATGATAACTATTTCATTAACAGTTATAGGAATAGTTTTATATAAAGAGTTTAAAAACAAAAAATAAAGGGGGTATATTATGGAAACTAGAGGAAGAAAGCCAACGGGTAGGGTTAGAAATAAAAGCCTTAATTTTAAATTTACACAAGAAGAATTAGATAAGATTAATTTAAAGCTAGAAAGCACACAAGAAAAAAATAGAAGTAATGCACTGCTAAAGCTATTAAAAATTAAATAGGTTATAAAGGTAGATTATTTTATTAATCTATCTTTTTTTGAGCTATTTATGTAATCGGTTGCATAAATATGTAAAGTGTTTTTGATTATATAAAAGGAAAAACCCCTTGGGATTACCAAAGGGTTCTAAAGATCTTATTATTGATACTACTAATATCAATGATAAAAAAATAAAGCTCTATTTGTTTTATTATACCAAATATTAATTGTAAAAACAAGAAATCAGTTAAAATATAATTAGGTATTTATGAAAGTGTTTGCATAACAAGGATAGACAAAACAAGATACAATAATTATAAAATGTATAGAATAGCAAGCCAAATAAAGCCCATAGACAAGAATAAAAATAAAAGTGGGGTGTTTATACCTCTAATATTTAAAATAAAGCCTATAATTGATACACAAATAAATTAAATCAGTATTTGAAATAGGAACAGTAAAAAAACAATATAGTAAATTTTATATTGAATACAAATAAAAAAAATAATTACTTTTTAAAATTTTATGGTATACTATATAATAAAAATTAGTAACACAATTTTTTTAATTTATCAATGTTTTTAAGATACAAAAAAGGTACTAAAAAAGTACTAAAAATTCTAAAAATAGGGAAAAAATGCTAGAAATAGAAAAAAATAAGACTAAATAAAGCTAGTAAATACTAGTATATAGTTTTAAATGTAAAGCTTTTAAATAAGAAATGGAGGTATATATGAATAAACTATTTAGAAAATTATTATTCACTTTTTTACTTTTTGTTCAAATAGTTGTATTTGCAGCAAGTACTAAAGTTATAATTCACTATCAACCTAGTGAGAATTTAGAATGGGACTTATGGGTATGGCCAGATAAAAGTAATGGTAATGCATATGCATTTGATAAAGAAGATGAATATGGTAAATATGCTGAAATTACTTTGGATGGAGAACATAAAAAAGTAGGATATATTGTTAGACTATCAGATTGGTCAAAGAAAGATGTTGGAGAAGATAGATTTATTAATATTGAAGATGGTGAAGCTGAGATATGGGTTAAATCACAAGATGTTACCACATATTACTCAAATCCAGATAAAGCACCATTAGTATTTGATAATGTTAATCTAGATATTTCATATTATCCTGTTGAAAAAGATGCTAATAAATATAGGGTAAAGGTTTGGGCTGAAGGTCAAAAACCAAAATATATTAAATTAGTGCAAGATGGAGAAAAATTTGTTGCCAAAGGTAATTATGAGGGTAAAGAAATTACTAAATTAAATTTTGAAATTACTAAGAGATGGTGGTTTTTCTTTGAGAAAAAAGTTGATGTTGCAAGAGAAATTACTAAGATAGATGAAAGTGGAAATGTAAATATTTTCATAAATCAAGAAGATAAGACTATATATAAATCTGAAGAATCTGCAACTAAGCCTAAAGCAATTGAAAGTGCTAGTATAGATGCAATGAATGCAATTACGGTAAAAACAAATAAAAATTTCAATTTAGAAAAAGAAATTGCTAGAGGTATAACTGCAAGTTATGATAACAAAGTTAAAGAAATAGTTTCATTAACAGAAGATGCAGTGCAAACAAATATATTCAAAATAGTTTTTGATAAAGACTTAGATTTAAAGAATAAAGATGGTAAAATTAATATGGCTACATTTGGAGAATCTAAAGTAAATTTAGGAAGTGTAGTTAGAGATAAGAGTTTTGATGATTATTATGCATATGATGGAGAACTAGGAGCTATATATACTAAAGAAGAAACTACTATTAAAGTATGGGCTCCAACTGCAGATTTTGTAAACTTATTAACTTATGAAGGAGATAAAGTTACAAAAGAAGCTATGACTTTAGGAGATAAAGGTGTTTATTCTATAACTTTATCTGGAGATAAATTAGGACTTGTTTACCAATTTGAAGTAGGTGTTAATGGAGAAGTTAATGTTACAAATGATCCTTATACTTATTCAACTACTGCAAATGGTGAAAAATCTGTGGTTGTTAATCCAACTATATCAGAAGTAGCAAATCCTAGTTTAGAAGACGTAATAATATATGAATTACATGTAAGAGATTTATCAGTACATCCAGGAAGTGGAATACTTAATAAAGGTAAGTTCTTAGGTTTAACAGAAACTGGAACTAAAACTGCTAGTGGACAAATTACAGGATTAGACTATATCAAATCTTTAGGAATAACACATGTACAGTTATTACCTATATATGATTTTAGTTCATATTCAGTAGATGAAACTGATCAATTTGCAAGATATAACTGGGGATATGATCCAGTAAACTATAATACTGTTGAAGGTTCTTATGCTACTAATCCATATGATCCTAATGTAAGAATACAAGAATTACAAAAAACAGTAGATGTATTACATCAAAATAATTTAGGTGTAATTATGGATGTAGTGTATAATCATGTATTTAGTGCTGGGGAACATGCATTTAATAAGATAGTTCCAGGATATTACTATAGATATGATGGAGATGGTAATTTAACTAATGGAACTGGTGTAGGAAATGATGTTGCAAGTGAAAGAAAAATGGTTAAAAAATTCATAATAGATAGTTCAAAATATTGGGCTAAGACATTTAAATTAGATGGATTCCGTTTTGATTTAATGGGTATACTTGATATTGAAACTATGAATGAATTAAGAGATGAAATGAGAAAAATTAATCCTAACTTCTTTATACTAGGTGAAGGATGGGATATGGGAACATTAGATCCTGAAATGAAAGCAAGTCAAAATAATGCAAATAAACTTGAGGGGATAGCTTTCTTTAATGATGATTTTAGAGATGCAGTAAAAGGTTCTACATTTGGAGAAATAGGAAAAGGATTTGTTAGTGGAAACCTAAAACAAGAAGAGAGACTTTTTGCTTCAATAAAAGGGGGAGAAGGTATGAGAACATATACATCTCCTATGCAATTAATACAATATATTGAAGCGCATGATAATTTAACTTTATTTGATCAAATTAGTAGAACTAATGATACAGAAGACTTAGCAACTATAACTAGAAGACACAATTTAGGAACTACTATAGTTCTACTTTCTCAAGGAGTTCCATTTATTCATGCTGGACAAGAATTTTTAAGAACTAAAGGTGGAGATGAAAATTCATATAAATCTAGTGATGAAGTAAATAGACTTGATTGGGAACTTGCAAGAAGAAATGCAGCTAGCATAGATTTAGTAAGAGAATTAATTAAAATACGTAAATCTAATCCTGACTTTAATTTAAAAACTTTTGAAGAAGTTAATAAAACAATTAAACCTATTAAAGTTATGGATCAAATTATAGCATATACACAAGCAGATAAAGTAATAATATTTAATGCTAGTGGAAAAGATAAAGAAGTTCAGGTGGAAAATGGTAAATACATAGTACTTGTTAAAGCAAATAAGGCTAAGGCTGAAGGGCTTGAAGAATTAGAAGTGAAAGATGGTAAAGTAGTAGTGCCTATGCAATCTGCATTAGTACTTAAGAAAAAATAATATTAGGGGCATTTGCCCCTTTTGTTGATTTTTGATATAATGAAAAGAAAAAGGAGAATAAAATGTCTACAATAAAAGAAACAAGTAAAAAAAGTTTTTTAAAGTTAGTGTTTAGTAGAACTTTAATAGTTACAGTATTGCTATTAATAGAAATAGTCATAGTTTTAATGTCAATAATGTGGTTAGGGAAAAATATGTATCTATTAGTTGGTGGGAGTAGATTAATAAGTTTTTCAATGATAGTTTATTTAATAAATAATAGACAAAATGCAAATGTTAAATTAGTTTGGATAATATTAATATTACTTTTACCTTTATTTGGAATTTGTCTTTACTGGTTTATTAAACTTGATTTTGGAAGTAGACTTATGAAAAAAAGGATAGTTGAAATACAAAATCAAACTAAGAATGTTTTAGTACAAAAACAAGAAACATTAAATAAGATTAGAGATAATAAATTATTTGAAGTAAGAAATATTTCGAGATATATTAAAAAAACTGGTGGATATAACGTATATCAAGATAGTGAAGTTAAATATTATTCTTTAGGCGAATATATGTTCCTTGATATGTTAGAAGCATTAAAAAATGCACGTAAATTCATATTTATTGAATATTTCATAATAGAAGAAGGGAAAATGTGGAATTCTATATTAGAAATACTAAAAGAAAAAGTATTAGAAGGTGTTGAAGTTAGGGTTATGTATGATGGTACTTGTGAATATTCAACTCTAGATAGAGACTATCCTAAGGAATTAATTATGCATGGTATTAAAGCACAAACTTTTTCTCCAGTTAAACCTTTTGTTTCAACACACTATAATAATAGGGATCATAGAAAAATTATGGTAATTGATGGTGAAATAGGATTTACAGGTGGAGTTAATTTAGCTGATGAATATATTAATGAAATAGTAAAACATG
The nucleotide sequence above comes from Streptobacillus felis. Encoded proteins:
- a CDS encoding MarR family transcriptional regulator; translation: MEHNKIILDNDIIEYLLFRVSKKEMSKTAFIVYCYLVNKYKYRKKIERLNITKISEYLKIDRSTTMKAVRELDKLEYVRIKHLIYRTFDFYIM
- a CDS encoding phage/plasmid primase, P4 family; the encoded protein is MKLKYIKLNNDKSPCGKYENTKYTTDNIEVAKKWDNIGLILPNNIIVVDFDSRGDIALDILKKHIELNKKDNRYKIPRAIKTTRGVHLYYQLPNEGYFKDFKFNNVSGIMTVLGCKVDYKTGQDNKKQYIIIKLNGVVREVLSDIELDNLPIIPIQLMPLVFKGQQEIVNLNEGSRNSELFKHLGNARWTYNKVFDNVEELTFLAHTINSYMIETLEPKEVDNIVKSVMSKELDKVNGSNKQFFSTTKNGNQKLDIFKLSDYLQEELKVTRYNGSLYFKINGAFTNDIGLLYTYLAKEIGLQLTKREDEELKHQLGKTYNEIDIKSDLPIVFNNGYAVTQKGEVIKYKSEQFTPYYLDVAYNPNAYSEDVDKFLKWFMCGDLQMVEYLKRILGHILITNNMPQFAFFFIGDSGANGKSTFFEIIRSVFNNVSFTLDLEELNRSDYLMQLNNKLVNLGDDIDSTYIEKSKSFKMVVSGNALTVRALYSTPETFKNQASLIFACNDMPNFKDKSGGIARRVRGIPCNAYIEESKRDIGLIKKLTTEDAKSYVLWLAIDGMRDILRHNGQMREPKEVLELSNQYIIDSDSVKSFIKYLNEDNLDYLDCEPFTVYYNYTSYCNDYGFKSLERSTFTKRFIKYLSLTTEPKRINGELKRVFVNK
- the pulA gene encoding type I pullulanase — translated: MNKLFRKLLFTFLLFVQIVVFAASTKVIIHYQPSENLEWDLWVWPDKSNGNAYAFDKEDEYGKYAEITLDGEHKKVGYIVRLSDWSKKDVGEDRFINIEDGEAEIWVKSQDVTTYYSNPDKAPLVFDNVNLDISYYPVEKDANKYRVKVWAEGQKPKYIKLVQDGEKFVAKGNYEGKEITKLNFEITKRWWFFFEKKVDVAREITKIDESGNVNIFINQEDKTIYKSEESATKPKAIESASIDAMNAITVKTNKNFNLEKEIARGITASYDNKVKEIVSLTEDAVQTNIFKIVFDKDLDLKNKDGKINMATFGESKVNLGSVVRDKSFDDYYAYDGELGAIYTKEETTIKVWAPTADFVNLLTYEGDKVTKEAMTLGDKGVYSITLSGDKLGLVYQFEVGVNGEVNVTNDPYTYSTTANGEKSVVVNPTISEVANPSLEDVIIYELHVRDLSVHPGSGILNKGKFLGLTETGTKTASGQITGLDYIKSLGITHVQLLPIYDFSSYSVDETDQFARYNWGYDPVNYNTVEGSYATNPYDPNVRIQELQKTVDVLHQNNLGVIMDVVYNHVFSAGEHAFNKIVPGYYYRYDGDGNLTNGTGVGNDVASERKMVKKFIIDSSKYWAKTFKLDGFRFDLMGILDIETMNELRDEMRKINPNFFILGEGWDMGTLDPEMKASQNNANKLEGIAFFNDDFRDAVKGSTFGEIGKGFVSGNLKQEERLFASIKGGEGMRTYTSPMQLIQYIEAHDNLTLFDQISRTNDTEDLATITRRHNLGTTIVLLSQGVPFIHAGQEFLRTKGGDENSYKSSDEVNRLDWELARRNAASIDLVRELIKIRKSNPDFNLKTFEEVNKTIKPIKVMDQIIAYTQADKVIIFNASGKDKEVQVENGKYIVLVKANKAKAEGLEELEVKDGKVVVPMQSALVLKKK
- the cls gene encoding cardiolipin synthase, with amino-acid sequence MSTIKETSKKSFLKLVFSRTLIVTVLLLIEIVIVLMSIMWLGKNMYLLVGGSRLISFSMIVYLINNRQNANVKLVWIILILLLPLFGICLYWFIKLDFGSRLMKKRIVEIQNQTKNVLVQKQETLNKIRDNKLFEVRNISRYIKKTGGYNVYQDSEVKYYSLGEYMFLDMLEALKNARKFIFIEYFIIEEGKMWNSILEILKEKVLEGVEVRVMYDGTCEYSTLDRDYPKELIMHGIKAQTFSPVKPFVSTHYNNRDHRKIMVIDGEIGFTGGVNLADEYINEIVKHGHWKDTGIRIMGDGVKTLTLMFLQSWNIFDYENNEYSKYLDIPHNIKNDGYIIPYGDEPFDDELLGKNVYIDILNNAKEYVYIMTPYLIMDNELTAAMKFTASKGVDVRIILPHIADQAMPFALAHSHYSELMDAGVKVYEYTPGFVHAKMFISDDIKAVVGTINLDYRSLYHHFENAVYMYNMDAIKDIKEDFVETFKKSQIFTHRDLREDKLSRKLIGRLMKIFAPLI